A genomic stretch from Arachis stenosperma cultivar V10309 chromosome 3, arast.V10309.gnm1.PFL2, whole genome shotgun sequence includes:
- the LOC130969906 gene encoding uncharacterized protein LOC130969906 isoform X2, with the protein MPLLMLARKGGRARPCRFCRRQREKEVRAPVRNARKESSPKPEQIHRTDTLVSGSCYSEYQSYCSIPVFPWYDWFCSTNIFLVITPLIICSVLPLHLLQPLLIFPPKVAVAAIRVVVDAVILALEHGGLLHFRFCVVNATSSCMTGRR; encoded by the exons ATGCCGCTGCTGATGTTAGCACGCAAGGGGGGAAGAGCCCGTCCTTGCCGATTCTGCCGCCGTCAAAGGGAAAAGGAAGTGAGAGCACCGGTACGGAACGCGAGAAAGGAATCGTCGCCAAAACCGGAACAGATTCACCG GACGGACACCCTGGTCTCTGGTTCCTGTTATTCTGAGTACCAAAGCTATTGCTCCATTCCCGTCTTTCCTTGGTACGATTGGTTCTGTTCTACAAACATTTTTCTGGTTATTACTCCTTTGATAATCTGTTCTGTTTTGCCCTTGCATTTGCTACAGCCATTATTAATTTTCCCCCCCAAAGTTGCTGTTGCTGCTATTAGAGTTGTGGTTGATGCTGTTATCCTCGCGTTAGAACATGGAGGGTTGCTGCATTTCCGATTTTGTGTGGTTAATGCGACATCGAG ctgtatgacaggtagaagaTGA
- the LOC130966302 gene encoding uncharacterized protein LOC130966302: MANPRGECKAITIRSGKVVEEATPSQENHKEEATKKCENKKKEETPGPSTPKPILKPYVPKAPYPQRLRKDGKDGQFSRFLEIFKKLQINIPFVEALEQMPLYTKFLKELMKGKRNWGEKETIVLTEECSAIIQKKLPQKIKDPGIFQIPCIIGDINIEKALCDLRGSINLMSLNMMRRMRIEEAKPTRMALQLADRTFKFPHGVVEDLLVKVGEFIFPANFVVLDMEEEANTSIILGRSFLATAGAIIDVQKGKLVLRLHEEKMVFTIFKAVSYPKESMGECMMVDTIEQIVHGVLEEEQCEETM; this comes from the coding sequence ATGGCCAACCCAAGAGgggaatgcaaggccatcacaaTTAGGAGTGGAAAGGTGGTAGAAGAGGCAACTCCAAGCCAGGAGAACCATAAAGAAGAAGCTACAAAAAAATGTGAAaacaagaagaaagaagagaccCCTGGCCCATCTACACCAAAGCCAATCTTGAAGCCTTATGTGCCAAAAGCACCATATCCACAAAGGCTAAGGAAAGATGGGAAGGACGGCCAGTTTTCCAGATTCTTGGAGATCTTCaaaaagctccaaatcaatATACCATTTGTTGAAGCACTAGAGCAAATGCCCCTCTAcaccaagttcttgaaggaactcatgaaaggaaaaagaaattGGGGAGAAAAGGAGACTATAGTGCTAACTGaggagtgtagtgccatcatacAAAAGAAACTCCCCCAGAAAATAAAAGACCCAGGGATTTTCCAAATCCCCTGTATCATAGGAGATATCAATATTGAGAAGGCCTTATGCGACTTGAGAGGTAGCATCAATCTCATGTCCTTAAACATGATGAGAAGGATGAGAattgaggaagccaaaccaacaagaatggcactcCAACTAGCTGACAGAACATTCAAGTTTCCACATGGAGTAGTAGAAGATTTATTGGTGAAAGTGGGAGAATTCATTTTCCCAGCTAACTTTGTTGTGCTGGATATGGAAGAAGAGGCTAACACTTCAATTATCCTAGGAAGGTCTTTCCTAGCTACTGCTGGAGCCATAATTGATGTGCAAAAAGGGAAACTAGTATTGAGATTACATGAGGAGAAGATGGTCTTCACTATTTTCAAGGCAGTGAGTTATCCCAAGGAATCAATGGGAGAATGCATGATGGTGGACACCATAGAACAAATAGTTCATGGGGTTTTGGAAGAAGAGCAATGTGAAGAAACTATGTAA
- the LOC130969906 gene encoding uncharacterized protein LOC130969906 isoform X1: MPLLMLARKGGRARPCRFCRRQREKEVRAPVRNARKESSPKPEQIHRTDTLVSGSCYSEYQSYCSIPVFPWYDWFCSTNIFLVITPLIICSVLPLHLLQPLLIFPPKVAVAAIRVVVDAVILALEHGGLLHFRFCVVNATSSDTGLKTQFEAASD; this comes from the exons ATGCCGCTGCTGATGTTAGCACGCAAGGGGGGAAGAGCCCGTCCTTGCCGATTCTGCCGCCGTCAAAGGGAAAAGGAAGTGAGAGCACCGGTACGGAACGCGAGAAAGGAATCGTCGCCAAAACCGGAACAGATTCACCG GACGGACACCCTGGTCTCTGGTTCCTGTTATTCTGAGTACCAAAGCTATTGCTCCATTCCCGTCTTTCCTTGGTACGATTGGTTCTGTTCTACAAACATTTTTCTGGTTATTACTCCTTTGATAATCTGTTCTGTTTTGCCCTTGCATTTGCTACAGCCATTATTAATTTTCCCCCCCAAAGTTGCTGTTGCTGCTATTAGAGTTGTGGTTGATGCTGTTATCCTCGCGTTAGAACATGGAGGGTTGCTGCATTTCCGATTTTGTGTGGTTAATGCGACATCGAG tgacacaggtttgaAGACGCAATTTGAAGCTGCGAGCGATTAG